The window GACATCGGAGCGGCGGCGATGCCCGCCCCGGACCTCATCGTCCAGCGTGCCATTGAAGTCGACGCCGGGAAGCGCACGATGCTGCTGCGCCACCTCATCGAGACGCATGCGTGGTCCCACGTCCTCACGTTCGTGGCCAGCCGGTACGGCGCGGACCACGTCGCGCTGAAGCTGAACCGCGCCGGCCTCACCGCGGCGGCCCTGCACGGCGAGCTCAGCCAGGGGGCCCGCACGCAGGCGCTCGCGGACTTCAAGGCGAAGCGCGTGAAGGTCCTCGTCGCCACGGACGTCGCCGCACGCGGCCTCGACATCGTGCAATTGCCCGCCGTCGTGAACTACGACCTGCCGCGCTCGCCCGTGGACTACCTGCACCGGATTGGCCGCACGGGCCGCGCGGGTGAGCCGGGCATGGCCATCAGCTTCATCAGCGCGGACACCCAGGCCCACTTCCGACTCATCGAACGACGCCACGGCCTCAGCCTCACGCGCGAGCGGCTCGCGGGGTTCGAGCCGGTCGACGTGCCTACGCCGCCCCTGGACGTGAATGGCGGCGTGAAGGGAAAGCGGAAGAGCAAGAAGGACAAGCTCCGCGAGGCCGCGGCTGCGGCCTCCGCGAAGGGCCCGACGACTCGGAGATAGCTAGATGCAGGCGCACCTGCCCTTGTAGCAGACGCCATCAGCGCCGCACTGGCTGTCATATCGACAGAAGTTGTTCGAGTTGCAGTCGAGGGCGTTGGTGGTGGACTCGGGCGTGTCTACCTGCGCGGGCTGCTCCTCGATGGGGCCACCACAGCCGGTCATCAGCATCGCGGCCACGACCAGCACTCCTGACATCATCTTCTTCATGGGAGTTCCTCCTACCAACGCACGGGATGAAGGCTCCCAGGGACTCCTGGGAGCGGGCCTTCGGCTCGCAGTAGAACCCAAGGCCCGTCACCGTGGATAGATGCAGCTCCACCGTGCGTCAGAACCCGTGCTCTCAGGGTCGGACCCACCCCAGCCAGGGAGGGTTCGAAGGCAGACGGAGCCCTCAATAATTGCCTTGAAATATTCCGCAATGACAGTCTTGTCGAGCGGGGAAAGCCAATATAACGGGTATTCCTGGGTGTGATGCGTGTATCCTCAGCCTCGCTCTGGTCGCGCCCGGGAGCCGGGGCGGCGGAGTCGGACCTTCTTGGAGGATGGCATGCACAGTCACAAATCCGCGCTGTTCGGTCGTCGTGGTTTCCTGGTGGGCTCGGGCGCGCTGGGCGCGATGCTGCTGACCGGAACTGCCGTCGCCCAGGCACGGCTGGAGGCCGCGGCCGCGGGCATCCGGGCTCACGACTGGCACTCGCTGCCCCGCAACGACGGGAGCACGGCTCCCGCCGGGCCGGAAGAGCTGGGAGGAGACTTCCAGCTTGCTCGCGGCGTGGACGGCTCGTTCGAGCCGGGTCGGACCTTCGAGTCCCAGGTCTTCCAGTCCGATGGCTGGTTCAACATGGTGGGCATGCACTGGGTGGCGGACGTGCCCGAGGGCACCTCGCTCGAGGTGCAGGTGCGCAGCAGCGTGGACGGCGCGCGGTGGAGTCCGTGGACTCCCGTGGGCCATGTGATGGAGGCCCGGGGCGACGAGGAACTGCCGGGTGGAGCGGAGACCTTCACCGACGCGGTGGAACTCGGCCGTGCCCGCGCGATGCAGTACCGCCTGGTGCTGGAGACGCAAAATCCGGCGCTCTCCCCGGTGGTGCGTCGGGTGACGGCCACGCAGCTCGACGCGCTCGATGCGCCGGGCCTGGAGGACCTGAGCTCGCGGGGGCGCGCCATTCCGTTCCGCGTGGGCAACGGCGGCCCGCCTACCGCGCGCCTCATCCTGCGCCACGGGCCCAACGGGTGGGGAGCGACGGACTTCGAGCCCGGCTCGCCGCTGTATTGGGAGCCCTATGCCGGCGTGTATCCGACCGAGTTCGTCACCATCCACCACACCGCGTGGGCCAACAACCCGGAGAACCCCGTCGCGACGATGCGGGCCGTCTGGTACTACCACGCCATCACCCTGGGCTGGGGCGACATCGGGTACCACTTCCTGGTGGACCAGTACGGCAACGTCTACCAGGGCCGTGACGGCGGCCACGCCACCGAGGGCGGCCACGTCTCCCGGTACAACCACCACAACATCGGCATCTGCCTGATGGGGCAGTTCCATCCGGGCGCTCCGGATGTCCCGCCCGGCGGCGAGCCCACCGCCGAGGCACTGGACAGCGCCATGCGCATGGCCGCGCTGGAAGTGGCGTACTGGGGGCTCAATCCCCTGGAGTCGGCCGCGTACCCGAAGCCGGATGGCTCGTGCCGTCCGCAGCTCATCAACCCGCGCATCTGCGGGCATCGGGATTGGGGCCGAGGGGCGAGCTGCGTGCGGACCCTGTGCCCCGGCATCAACGTCCACAAGCACCTGCCCGCCATCCGTCAGCAGGTCGCGGCGCTGCTCCCGGACATCCGTGACTTCCACCTGATGCGCATCCTCGAACGCGACGCCTGAGTTCAACTTTCGCGGTTTTCAGAGGGGGCGAGCTCAGGGCTCGCTCCATTGCGACCCCACTCGCGCCGGCTGCGCACTAGCCGTTTCCTCCCGCAGGCCCAACGTTCTACCTGGGGCGACACACCCCACCTCCCCCCGGCAGTCACCCCAGGAGGCAGCCATGAGTGCCACCACCGTCGGTAGTTCCAGCGAGCCCCGCACCGCGAGCGTCGGGAGCGTCGACCTGAAGCTCGAGGCGGTCGTCATTCCGGTCTCGGACCTGGACCGCGCGAAGCAGTTCTATACGGGGCTCGGATGGCGGCTCGACGCGGACTTCAGCAAGGGCAATTCTCGCGTGCTCCAGTTCACCCCTCCGGGCTCCCCTGCTTCGTTCCAGTTCGGCACGCTCCCCACGCCGGCCGCGCCCGGCTCGGCCCAGAACCTCCTGGTCGTCTCCGACATCGAGGCTGCGCGCAACGAGCTGGTGGGGCGCGGCGTCCAGGTGAGCGAGGTGTTCCACTTCTCCGAAGGCCCGGGGCCTTTCGGCGACAAGGTCC of the Pyxidicoccus trucidator genome contains:
- a CDS encoding DEAD/DEAH box helicase; protein product: MTFASLGLSEPLVRAMTDLGCVEPTPVQQATIPAVLRGGDVWASAPTGSGKTAAFLLPVLEALGASPGGSPRRTRVLLVVPTRELAAQVAQAIEQYGRHLPRRLKTCLAVGGVSANPQMMALRGGADLVVATPGRALDLVDQNALRLSTVETLVLDEADQLLSLGFADELTRLLALLPARRQNLLFSATFPPGVRALAGQLLHEPTRVDIGAAAMPAPDLIVQRAIEVDAGKRTMLLRHLIETHAWSHVLTFVASRYGADHVALKLNRAGLTAAALHGELSQGARTQALADFKAKRVKVLVATDVAARGLDIVQLPAVVNYDLPRSPVDYLHRIGRTGRAGEPGMAISFISADTQAHFRLIERRHGLSLTRERLAGFEPVDVPTPPLDVNGGVKGKRKSKKDKLREAAAAASAKGPTTRR
- a CDS encoding peptidoglycan recognition family protein, translated to MHSHKSALFGRRGFLVGSGALGAMLLTGTAVAQARLEAAAAGIRAHDWHSLPRNDGSTAPAGPEELGGDFQLARGVDGSFEPGRTFESQVFQSDGWFNMVGMHWVADVPEGTSLEVQVRSSVDGARWSPWTPVGHVMEARGDEELPGGAETFTDAVELGRARAMQYRLVLETQNPALSPVVRRVTATQLDALDAPGLEDLSSRGRAIPFRVGNGGPPTARLILRHGPNGWGATDFEPGSPLYWEPYAGVYPTEFVTIHHTAWANNPENPVATMRAVWYYHAITLGWGDIGYHFLVDQYGNVYQGRDGGHATEGGHVSRYNHHNIGICLMGQFHPGAPDVPPGGEPTAEALDSAMRMAALEVAYWGLNPLESAAYPKPDGSCRPQLINPRICGHRDWGRGASCVRTLCPGINVHKHLPAIRQQVAALLPDIRDFHLMRILERDA
- a CDS encoding VOC family protein encodes the protein MSATTVGSSSEPRTASVGSVDLKLEAVVIPVSDLDRAKQFYTGLGWRLDADFSKGNSRVLQFTPPGSPASFQFGTLPTPAAPGSAQNLLVVSDIEAARNELVGRGVQVSEVFHFSEGPGPFGDKVRGAAPDHQSYGSYASFSDPDGNTWLMQEVTARFPGRVDRSQMSFSSAGDLASALRRASAAHGEHEKRIGKADEDWPDWYARYMTAEESGEELPS